The following are from one region of the Heterodontus francisci isolate sHetFra1 chromosome 34, sHetFra1.hap1, whole genome shotgun sequence genome:
- the LOC137348998 gene encoding oocyte zinc finger protein XlCOF15-like gives MSCCNTNILTLGRDRSPAPCGKESTRLSHLRRHQRLHTGEMPFTCSECGQEHTDSSELLMHQRVHTGEIPFICSVCGKGFTKTSHLTEHQLVHTDERPFKCSDCEKRFKSKSSLLRHQGGHTRERPFTCPVCGKGFANSNKLLRHQQIHK, from the coding sequence ATGAGCTGCTGCAACACCAAcatactcacactggggagagaccgttcacctgctccgtgtggaaAGGAATCAACTCGATTATCCCACCTTCGGAGACACCAGCGGCTTCACACTGGGGAgatgccgttcacctgctctgagtgtggccaGGAACACACTGATTCATCTGAGCTTCtgatgcaccagcgagttcacactggggagatacCATTCATCTGCTccgtatgtgggaagggattcacaaaaacatcccacctcactgaacaccaacttgttcacactgatgagagaccttttaaatgttctgactgtgagaagagatttaaaagtaaaaGCAGTCTGCTGAGACACCAAGGAGGTCACACCAGGGAGAGGCCGTTCACATGCCCtgtctgtgggaagggatttgctaattCAAACAaactgctgagacaccagcaaattcacaagtga